The Caloenas nicobarica isolate bCalNic1 unplaced genomic scaffold, bCalNic1.hap1 Scaffold_1431, whole genome shotgun sequence genome segment gggacgTTGGGAatgttggggacattggggacacggggatgttggggacatgggacattggggaccccgccgccccccgTCCCTGGGGCCGCGTTTGGGGCCGTGCTGGTGCCACCTGTGCCGATGGCGTCCTGGATGGTGACACAGGTGACATCGATCTCCTGCGCAAAGTCCCTCAGGGCCACGCGCGGGTCCTCGTAGCTCAGGGGGTCGATGTACACGGAGCCGCCTGCGCCGGGGTCACGGGGGTCACGGGGTCTCACGGGGTCACGGGGTCACACAGGGGCATGGGGTCACACGGGGTCACAGGGTCACATGGGGTAAGCAGGGTCATGGGGTCacatggggggtcagggggtcaccCGAGGTCAGCAGGCTCACCAGGTCACGGGGTCAGCCAGGTCACCCGGGGTCACCCCCACCcaggggacacttggggacaccagccccccccccccccacgggttggggacactgggtgaCACCCGGTGACCCCGTgaccccctgtgaccccccgtgaccccctgACCTCACCGTGACCCTGAGGGTGCCGCTCCCGGTCCTCCCGCTGACACCAGtgcctgggggggacacggggacacgtgGGGGGGGGaaccccgcccccccccgggcACCCTGAGCCCCCAtggagcccccaaacccccccggacccccccgcccccccgcccccctcaCCTGCGGCTCAGCAGCGCCCCCCCCAGGGCCGCCAGCACCAGGAGCCCCCCCAGAGCTGCCGCCCCCCCCAGCAGCGACAcggggaccccccgggacccccctgCGAAACAGGAaaacggggggtcaggggggtccccaaaaccccccgacctccccagggacccccacccctcccccaggggtcaggggggtttggggtgtccggggggtttggggtctcACAGGTTTCCAGGGGGGTCGGGGGTGGTTTGTGGGCTCAgggtgattttggggggtcgggggggtctCACCGGTCGTTCCCGGGGGCGTCACCGCGGTCTCGGGCCCAAACTCCCCGTACCCCCCGTCGCTCCGCGCTCGGACCCGCACCCCGTACAGGCCCCCCCGgcgcagcccccccagctccgCCCGCGGCTCCGGCACCTTCAGGAACATGGGGgggccctccccgccccccaccTGCGCGCTCAGACCCCCCGGACgcccccaaaacacacagacccccccagacccccaaaaccccccagacACCCCTAAAAacacacagacccccccagacccccaaaacccccccagacagccccaaaacacacagaccccccagacccccaaaaccccccagacACCCCTAAAAacacacagacccccccaaacctccccagaCCCCCTGAGCCCCTCGAAACCTccccagacaccccaaaaccccacagagccccccgACCCCTGAGTCCCCCAAGACCCCCCTGAGCCCCTCAGATCCCCCCGAAAACACACAGACCCCCCAAAAacacacagaccccccccaaaaccccccagacccccaagCCCCCCGGACACCCCCAAAAacacacagacccccccccgggcccccaaaaccccccggacaccccaaaaccccacagagcccccccGACCCCAAACCTCCCCAGACCCCTCgacacccccaaatccccgcCCCCCCCCTTGTCTCTCGGGGACCCCCgcggcccctcccccacctTCTCGTAGTACTTGACCTCGTAGTCCAGGATCGGGCCCCCGggcggggggtgcggggggggcggccAGGTCAAGGTCACGGCCGAGGGCGACCCCCCCGCCAGGGTCACGGCCCCGAccggggggggcactggggggcacacGGGGTCACACGGGGTCACGGGGGGTTGGGGTCCCAAGGGGGGTCCCACCCCCCGCTTTTTTGGTCCCAATTCAGGATTTTTGGGTCcaagttcaatttttttttttgggtccCGCCCCCCAGTTTTGGGTCTCAATTCGATATTTTTGGGATGTCCCCCTATTTTTGGGATCCCACGCCCAGTTTTGGGTCCaaatgcaggattttggggtcgTCTTCCCCCACTCTTGGGGTTCCACCCTccattttggggtcccccccatttCCGACCCCCCTCCATTTCCGGCCCCCCATTTCCAGCCCCCCCCATTTCCGGCCCCCCATTTCTGGGTCCCCCCATTTCCAGCCCCCCCTCCATTTCCGGGCCCCCATTTCTGGGTCCCCCCATTTCCAGCCCCCCCCATTTCCGACCTCCCCCCATTTCCGGCCCCCCATTTCCGGCCCCCCCCATTTCCGGTCCCCCCCCCATTTCCGGCCCCCCATTTCCGCCCCCCCCCATTTCCGGCCCCCCATTTCTGGGTCCCCCCATTTCCAGCCCCCCCTCCATTTCCGGCCCCCCATTTCTGGGTCCCCCCATTTCCAGCCCCCCCCATTTCCGCCCCCCCCCATTTCCGGCCCCCCATTTCCGGCCCCCCCCATTTCCGGCCCCCTCACCATCCCCCCCCGCGGTGACGTTGACCTCGCTGTGGGGGAGGGGCTGCGGCCCCAGGCCGCTGACGCCGCTGCGCGCGCTGACCCGGAAGCGATAGGTGACCCCGGGGGTCAGGCCGGTGACCGTGACCCCGTGACCCCgcagcggggggggcggggccaggcgcAGGGGGGGGCAGGGCCCGCAGGGTCCCCCCCCCGGGGGGCAGCGCTGACACGTGACCGCGAAGGTCAGGTcggggtgaccccccccagccGGGGGGGGCCCCACGTCAGCCGGACCCCCGAGCGCTCGGGGCGGCCCCACAGGGACTGGGGGGCGgaggggggcgctgggggggggggagggaggggtcagggacccaggcgtccgggtgacccCCCGGCCCCCAAAGACCCCCCTGCGCTGCCCCTCCCCCCGTAGAACCAGGGCCCTCCCCCACCCCCGCTCCTCCCCCACTGACCCCTCCCCCACTGATCCCTGACCCAGCTGACCCCTGACCCCTCCCCCACTGACCCCTGACCCCTCCCCCACTGACCCCTGACCCTGCTGACCCCTGACCCCTCCCCCACTGCCCCCTGACCCCACTGACCCCTCCCCCACTGACCCCTGACCCCGCTGACCCCTGACCCCTCCCCCACTGACCCCTCCcccgctgccccctcccccgttccctcccctgctgccccctccccccgctcccctcccccacTGACCCTGCTGACCCCTGACCCCACTGACCCCTCCCCCACTGACCCCTGACCCCGCTGACCCCTGACCCCTCCCCCACTGACCCCTCCCCCACTGGCCcctcccccgctcccctcccctgcTGACCCCGACcccgctgccccctcccccTGTTCCCCTCCcccgctgccccctccccccacTCCCCTCCCCCACTGACCCCTCCcccgctgccccctcccccgcTGACCCCtgcccccgctcccctcccccgctcccctcccccgcTGCCCTCCCCCGCTGACCCCtgcccccgctcccctccccccgctcccctcccccgctcccctcccccgcTGACCCCTGaccccgctcccctcccgctcccctcccccgctcccctcccccgctccctccccgctcccctcccccgctgccccctcccccgctcccctcccccgctcccctccccgcctACCCCAGCAGGGCTCCCCGGCGCCCCCTCCAGGCTCGCGGAAGGTCCCGGGTTCGCACTCACAGGCGGCGGCCGCGGGTTCGGGGGAGCGGCTGCGGGGGGGGCAGGGCagacagggaccccccccccgccccccctgGAACCAGCCGGGGGGACACgctgggggaggggaggggtCAGGGGCACCCAGAGACACAgggaccccagacccccctgagccccccccgggacccccaaaactcccccacagcccccaggaCCCCTCAGTCCCCACGAACTCCCCTAAACCCCCCAGATCCACCCCCAGGAccctccccagggacccccgCCCCCCTTATCCCCCCAAAGACCCCTAAGTgccccccaaactgcccccatGACCCTCCCATgacccccccgtgacccccagaatccccccgtgaccccccaaactccccccatgacccccccgtgaccccaaactccccccatgaccccccaaactccccccatgacccccccgtgacccccaaactccccccatgaccccccaaactccccccatgacccccccgtgacccccagaatcccccctgaccccccaaactccccccatgacccccccgtgacccccagaatccccctgaccccccaaactccccccatgacccccccgtgacccccagaatccccccatgaccccccaaactcccctgacccccccgtgACCCTCAGAATCCCCCCCgaccccccaaactcccccatgaccccccctgtgacccccagaatccccccaggaccccccaaactccccccatggccccccctgtgacccccagaatcccccctgaccccccaaactccccccctgacccccccgtgacccccagaatccccctgaccccccaaactccccccatgacccccctgtgacccccagaatccccccatgaccccccatgacccccccgtgacccccagaatccccccctgcccccccgtgcccccccccgtgccccccccgtgcccccccgcACTcacccccgcacccccccccgCGGGGCTCCCAGCCGGGGCCGCACACGCAGCCCCGCGCCGGGGGGGGCTCGGCCCAGGTCCCGTCCTCCCTGCAGTACATGACGGGGGGGGCCAGGACCCCCCCGCGCGCCACCGCCCCCTGCAGGCAGCGCCCGGGCACCGCGGCCACCAGCGCCCGCGGGACGGTGGCCGGGAAGCGCGCCAGGGCCCGCGTGACCGCGGGGCAGCGCCGGAACGACAGACGGACGGACAGCAGCGCCAGACACGCCCCCAGGTCCTGCAGCGCCAGGTAGAACCCGGCGCGGCTCAGCGGCCCCAGCCGCAGCGTCTTGCGGTTGATCTGGCCCACCGGCGACCTTGACCTCGGCCGCGACCCCGGGGCCGTCAGGTGCTCGGCGGCCACCGTGTCCACCTTGACGTAGGGGTTCTCCAGCCAGGGCGGGGACAGGGGCGTCGCGGTGTCGCCGTCCGACTCGTGGAGCAGCACGTTGAACGTCTCGCGGcagcggggggagggggcgccGCGCAgggcggcgctgccggggctgctgccGGGGAAACCGGCACTTTTGGGGCCGTTGCCAAGGCCGTTGCCAAGGAAACCATCCTTTCTGGGGCCGTTGCCAGGGCCGTTGCCAAGGAAACCATCCTTTCTGGGGCCGTTGCCAAGGACACCGTCGTTTCCGGGGCCGTTGCCATGGACGCCGCGGTTGCCGGGGCCGTTGCCGGGGCGGTTGCCGGGAGCATCGTCCCATtggccggggccgggggcgcggcgcggggcgTGGCGGGCGTGTCtccgggcggggccgggggcggggccgggggcggggccgggggcggggccgtcGCACGCCACCATGGTGAAGCGCAGCTCCGCGTACACGtgggcggccccgccgcgcggCACCCAGCGCGAGCGCAGCCAGCTGTTCTGGGCGGGGGCGCCGGGGGCgcgcgcggggccgcggccgcgccCCGAACACACCTCGAACGTGCGGACGGGGGCCCCGAGCTCGGGGTCCAGGGCACTGAGCTCCTCCCACTGCGGgacggggggacggggggacacggggggacacgagggatgggggacaggaggacatgggggacatgggggcattagggacggggggacatgagggacacacagagacacaatggggacaggggacatggcggggacatggggatgggggaacgcacgggggacatggggacacataacgggacatcgtggggacatTGCGGgtggggacacacggacacagaCGGGACGGGACGTGTGACaagcaggggacagggggaggggacacaggcaaagcggggggagggggacagggggtgagCGGCATTGGGGGCACCCCAGTCCCCACCCCCCTgatccccctgtccccccatctgtccccatatccccgtgtccctgtgtccccctgtccccatgtccccctgtccccatatccccgtgtccctgtgtccctgtgtctccctgtccccatctccccctgtccccatatcccccatgtccccctgtccctccgtccccgtgtccccatgtccccctgtccccccgtccccgtgtccccctgtccccatgtccccctgtccccccgtccccgtgtccccctgtccccccatctgtccccgtgtccccctgtccccccgtccccgtgtccccctgtccccgtgtccccctgtccccccgtccccgtgtccccctgtccccccgtccccatgtccccctgtccccccatccccctgtccccatgtccccctgtcccctcgtccccccgtccccatgtccccctgtccccccgtccccccgtccccctgtccccctgtccccatatcccccatgtccccctgtccccatgtccccctgtccccccgtccccccgtcCCTCACCTGCCCCTCCCCCGCCGGATACACCGTCCAGTTCAGGTCACTCGTCTCCAGCCGCGTGTCCAGCAGAACCTCTGTGGGGGAGGGGCATGTgggccccggacgcctgggtccccccgcagtGACCCCCCATAGCCCCtgacgcctgggtcccctcagacccccccttcccatcccaagaggacccaggcgtccgggccccacaccccgcaggggacccaggcgtccgggcccaACACCCcgcaggggacccaggcgtccgggccccacaccccgcaggggacccaggcgtccgggccccacaccCCGCAGGGCTCAGGTCACTCACCCTCCTCAGCGAAGCCCAACGGGACCCACAGCCAGAGCAGCCACAGCCCCATGGCGgccccggggggacccaggcgtccggggggacccaggcgtccgggagggacccaggcgtccggggggacccaggcgtccgggaggaacccaggtgtccgggagggacccaggcgtccggggggacccaggcgtccgggaggaacccaggcgtccggggggacccaggcgtccgggaggaacccaggtgtccgggagggacccaggcgaCCGGGAGgaacccaggtgtccgggaggggacccaggcgtccgggctgccccctcccaccccccacccTGTCCCAGGGTGGCTGGGTCTGCCCTCCCCCCGCTCCttctgggggggacccaggcgtccgggagggacccaggcgtccgggggagcCGCTgatgggggggaggggggaagaaggcCAATTTTGGGCCAAGTTTGGGCAACTCTGGGCAAGCGGAGGCAGCGGGAaacgtccgtctgtccgtccgcCCGCTCGGGCCTGCggtgggggggacccaggcgtccgggaaaggacccaggcgtccgggctgTGTCCTCCTCCCCCGCCCCAGAACCCCCCGCCCTTGGcagggaggggacccaggcgtccgggaggggacccaggcgtccgggaggggacccaggcgtccgggccccccaGCAGGAAACGCCTTTGTTGAGCGTTTCCCGGGGTCGGGCGGGGTCAGGATGTGGGGTCGTGACCCCGGGGGGCCGGGAGGGACGGGGATGGGcgggatgaactgggatgaactgggatagactggggtaactgggataaactgggataaactgggatagactgggataGACTGAAATGAACGGGAtaaactgggatgaactgggatgaactgggataAACAGGATAAACGGGACaaactgggataaactgggataaactgggataaactggggtaactgggataaactgggatAAACAGGATAAACGGGATAAACTGAACTGGCACAAACTGGCTTGAGCTGTGATAAACTGGTGTGGACTGGTCTGGACTGGTCTGTGCCGCCGGTATAAACCCGTGTGAACGGTACAAActgggctgcgctgggctgtgctggggcaaaCCGGTGCAGACCGGTACAGACCGGTGCAGACCGGTGCAGACCGGTACAAACCAGCACAGACCGGCACAGACCGGCACAGACCGGTGCAGACCGGTGCAGACCGGTGCAGACCGGCACAAACCAGCACAGACCGGCACAGACCGGTGCAAACCAGCACAGACCAGTAAAAACCGGTGCAGACCGGCACAGACCAGTACAAACCCGTACAAACCGGCACAGACCGGTACAAACCGGTGCAGACCGGCACAAACCAGCACAGACCGGCACAGACCGGCACAGACCGGCACAGGCCGGTACAAACCGGTACAAACCGGCACAGGCCGGTGCAAACCGGCACAGACCGGTACAAACCGGTGCAGACCGGCACAAACCAGCACAGACCGGCGCAGACCGGCACAGGCCGGTACAAACCAGCACAGACCGGTACAAACCGGCGCAGACCGGCACAGACCGGTACAAACCGGCACAGGCCGGTACAAACCGGCACAGACCGGTGCAGACCGGCACAGACCGGTACAAACCGGCACAGGCCGGTACAAACCGGCACAGACCGGCACAGGCCGGTACAAACCGGTGCAGACCGGTCCCAGCCGGTCCCGGCCGGTCCGAACCGGTTTCCGGTCTCGCGGCGGCCCCCGCGCGgacacaaaatggcggcccgCCCCCGTCACGTGACCCCGAGGAGATGGCGGCCGCGCGGCGGCCAATGGGAGGCGACCATAGAGCTGCGTGCGGCCTAGAGCGTCCCCCCGCCGCCCAGAGCGccgcccgcggcccggccc includes the following:
- the LOC136002675 gene encoding LOW QUALITY PROTEIN: ephrin type-B receptor 4-like (The sequence of the model RefSeq protein was modified relative to this genomic sequence to represent the inferred CDS: deleted 1 base in 1 codon); the protein is MGLWLLWLWVPLGFAEEEVLLDTRLETSDLNWTVYPAGEGQWEELSALDPELGAPVRTFEVCSGRGRGPARAPGAPAQNSWLRSRWVPRGGAAHVYAELRFTMVACDGPAPGPAPGPAPGPARRHARHAPRRAPGPGQWDDAPGNRPGNGPGNRGVHGNGPGNDGVLGNGPRKDGFLGNGPGNGPRKDGFLGNGLGNGPKSAGFPGSSPGSAALRGAPSPRCRETFNVLLHESDGDTATPLSPPWLENPYVKVDTVAAEHLTAPGSRPRSRSPVGQINRKTLRLGPLSRAGFYLALQDLGACLALLSVRLSFRRCPAVTRALARFPATVPRALVAAVPGRCLQGAVARGGVLAPPVMYCREDGTWAEPPPARGCVCGPGWEPRGGGCGACPPGWFQGGRGGGPCLPCPPRSRSPEPAAAACECEPGTFREPGGGAGEPCWAPPSAPQSLWGRPERSGVRLTWGPPRLGGSPRPDLRGHVSALPPGGGTLRALPPPAPGPAPPAAGSRGHGHRPDPRGHLSLPGQRAQRRQRPGAAAPPPQRGQRHRGGGCAPPGRGRDPGGGVALGRDLDLAAPPAPPARGPDPGLRGQVLREGGGRGGPPHVPEGAGAAGGAGGAAPGGPVRGAGPSAERRGVRGVWARDRGDAPGNDRHWCQREDRERHPQGHGGSVYIDPLSYEDPRVALRDFAQEIDVTCVTIQDAIGTGEFGQVFRGLLTLPGSRPSPVAVKTLGGGVGEGPRRDFLSEAARMGQFRHPHVLRLRGVVTTGDTVMIVTEIMDNGALDAFLRGRQGTLGTLQLVSMLRGVAGGMGYLSSLGFVHRDLAARNVLVDAQLVCKVSDFGLARAMAPQGGPEATYTSAAGGKIPIRWTAPESIARRTFSWASDVWSFGIVMWEVLSFGDRPYWDMDNQDVIAAIEQGYRLPPPPRCPPALHQLMLRCWRRRPRARPPFPDIVRALDRLIRHPQHLRGTPPGTPPRTPPKRPSPPGTLSLELLPRPNREDWPRDGAQSDHQGAPPGRR